TACCTGTAATTCCCGGAAAGGGCTGACCGTATTGAAACGTATGAGGGTATTCCCCTGGAGCGTATGCGTGGCAGGAAACACTTCTACCGTAAGGTGATAATAGATAACATCGTAACAGGACCTCAGCGGGCTCAGCTTACCCCGTAAAGTATCTGCCCGGGTAAAACCGTTCTTCCGGTTGGGTATTCTTTTGGCTTTCGGAAAATTTGGCATATCCCATATTTTCAGGCAATCATAATCTCCTCCTCCCTGGTGAACGATCATTTTACTTTTAGTGAACTCCACGATCGCTTCTGGTTTCACTACATCGATCCTGTATTTATTTCCGCCGAGGGGGAACATGGTAAGAAAATTCTTCCCGTTCTCGGAAAAGCGCAGGGAATCATTTTCTTCCTTCACGGCAAAAATGCGGATGGGGTTTAAATTAAATTGATACGTACCCGCAAAGCTGCTTTGTTGGGCTTTTGCAAATTGCGCCAGCAATAAAAAGAGGATCATCATCCGAATATTCATATGGTTCCAGTTTAGACTGCAAACCAATGAAAAAGCCCGACTGTGGCCTATTCAATTCCGGATTTGAATAGTATTTTGCATGAAATCGCGGGGAGTTTGCCCGGTTACGGCCTTAAATGCCCGTTGAAAAGTTGGCTGGGAATTGAACCCGCAATCATAGGCGATACCGGCAATGGTCATCTTCCGGTTCGCAGGGTCCAGGATCATTTGTTTAACTGCTTCCACCCGCCAGGTGTTAACATATTCCGAAAACCCCTTTTGTAATCCCTGGTTCAAGACCGCGGATAATGTTTTGGGATGCACACCGATATGTGCTGCCAGGCTGGCAGTGGTTAACTCAGGGTCTAAGTATAATTTGTCTTTTTCCATGGCCTGCTGTAAGGCGCTTATACAGCTGTCCACTTCAGCGGCCGGCAGGTTGTCAAAATAAGACTGGGTTTTCTTTTGCTGGATGATATAAATAACCCGGGTGCGATGGTAACTGGTGTATCCTATCCAATAAATAAAGACCACCAGGGAAATCTCTATCACATAATACTTTTCTGCGCCTATATTCATAAAGAAGGGAAGCCCCACCGTACAGATCCAGAGTAAAGCAAATACACCCATCACCGTCAG
This DNA window, taken from Chitinophaga niabensis, encodes the following:
- a CDS encoding helix-turn-helix domain-containing protein, which gives rise to MKLDVFSLIVLLGALQALFFGLYLYFSPGDNKLQKRSLAFFILILSYNGFETLNWSSELFRFMYLFNLFPFVLIFGLGASFYLYVRSFRTAVPIRNAWRYYIFVWAAFTIRASLLVIWILHVNGKQVILDPFLLDAWYGTILEPLSVIVFTVFYIMALREFRLLTRMQEEEKMVTRWLKLLLTVMGVFALLWICTVGLPFFMNIGAEKYYVIEISLVVFIYWIGYTSYHRTRVIYIIQQKKTQSYFDNLPAAEVDSCISALQQAMEKDKLYLDPELTTASLAAHIGVHPKTLSAVLNQGLQKGFSEYVNTWRVEAVKQMILDPANRKMTIAGIAYDCGFNSQPTFQRAFKAVTGQTPRDFMQNTIQIRN